The Acyrthosiphon pisum isolate AL4f unplaced genomic scaffold, pea_aphid_22Mar2018_4r6ur Scaffold_52;HRSCAF=355, whole genome shotgun sequence genome segment TGTCGAGATCCAAGTATGCGCCAAGCATGCGAAGTTTGGGTGTACACGGTCGGTTTTGCCTAAGACAGTTCCAGTCTTCAGCGAAGTGTATATGCTGGACCCATCGTATTAACGCCTGTAACGCATCTCTCGTTTCTTGCGCACTTGGGCGATTGGTTTGGTATTGCACCCTGGGCGGCCTACCCAATCGTTGACGTAGTCGCAACCAATAAGCTGCCAAACGGAGAACCTTAGAAAGTTCGGATGACGCGTAGAGAATCACACAATTTTCGTCTAATTGTGTAGGTGTAGCAGTTGCTAGTAAGGTAATCAACTTTTCTTCAGAATGATTTTCGACACGATCTGTATCTGACATATTTGCCTGTTGTGGCCAAGTGTCCAATGGTTGTCGAAGAAATGTCGGACCATTCCACCACAGAGGATGGTCAACAATTTCGCTGGGTGTAAGACCACGTGATGCGCAATCTACGGGGTTCTGTGCCGATGGAACATACCTCCATATCTTTTGTGAAGTAAGTTCTTGGATTTTCGCAACCCGATTACCAACAAAAGTTTTAAGATTAGCTGATGGTGTATTGATCCAGGCAAGAGTCACCATAGAGTCGGTCCAAGCATAGTACTGGTTAATCGGTAATGACTTCAGATTAGAACGGAGATAATCGATCGTACGTGCTAATAGTAGTGCCCCACAAAGTTCAAGTCGAGGAATCGACAGTTTCTTCTCCGGAGACACTTTAGATTTTCCCATTAATAAGTGAACTTGGATCTGACCGTTAGATGTGCGTGCTAGAAGGTAAGCAGCGGCGGCGTAGGCACTCTCCGAACTATCGCAAAATCCATGGAGTTCGTAGTTAGCATCCTCGACGGTAATCCGCCGGGCCACACATACTGAAGCAATAAAAGGCAACTCATCGTGATATCTTGTCCAAGCATCCTTGGCCACTACTGGCAGATCATCATCCCAACCAATCCTTAGTGCCCATAAATACTTCATTAACCGTTTTAGGTTGGTTATTACCGGCGTCAAAAGACCTATCGGGTCATAGATGCGAGCAATCTCGGACAAAATCGCTCGTTTACTATACCTCACCGGGTTAGGTTGATACTGGTAAGCTATCGTGTCATTTTTGGGTTCCCACTTTAACCCAAGTACTTTTGTATAGTCTGATGTTGGCTCATCAAAGGTCACTGCCTCGGTTTGTCGGTGTTCTGGTGGTACAGATTCAAGCAGAGAAATAGAATTGCTAGACCATTTGCGTAGATCAAAGCCTCCTCGCTTGAACACATTAATCAAATCTTGCTGCAGTTGAAGAGCCGATTCTTCACATTTCGTTCCAGTTGCTACATCATCCACGTAAAGATCGGTATGTATTACCTTTTGAACTTCTGGATGGTTTGCGGCTTCATCCGCAGCCAATTGGTGGAGAGTTCGAATGGCCAAAAAGGGCGAGGAACGCTGTCCAAACGTTACGGTTGTCATTTCAAACACTTGCACTGGATCTGTAGGCTGAAAACGATATAGAAGTCGCTGATATGCATGGTGTTCGCCAGTGATAGCGATTTGGCGAAACATTTGCCTTATATCTGCAGTGAAAACTATGGAATGTAATCGGAATCGTACTAAAATCCCCGATAAGTCTTGCTGAAGTTTGGGTCCAGGAAATAGACAATCGTTTAAAGATTTTCCATTGGAAGTAACTGCAGACGCATCATACACTACCCGTACTTTTGTAGTTAAACTCTCGGGCTTAAGTACTACATGGTGTGGAGTATAGTAGGAGTGTGAAGTCATAGTCTCAGTTGAGTCAACTGGTTTCATATGACCTGCATCGAGATAGTCTCGCATGGCTACATTATACTGCTGACGGAGTTCTTCAGACTTCTCTAGTCGGATTTCGAGTTTGTATAACCGCTGCGTGGCCATCGCTCGGGACTCTCCTAGATGTGGTGGGTTTTGTATGAATGGAAGATGCACCACGTATCGACCATCTGGTTTTCTTGTAGTTGTGGCGGTGTATAACTCCTCGCATTTTATGTTTTCTGGGGTCTGATGCTGGATTTTTGGTAGTTCCTCCAGGTCCCAAAAACGACGTAGTGTTGAATCAATCTCCTCCAATGCAGTTACGAATGTGTTGGCTGTCTCCATGGTTGTAGCTCCAGTGTTTCCCATAAGTGTCCATCCAAACACAGTTTCAAGCCCAACCGGCTCCGTCCCTGTACCTTCTCTACGACCACTTCGAGTAACATAGGGGACGACATCAGCGCCGAGTAAAATGTCTACTGGCATTGGCTCGTCGTACCTGGGATCTGCCAACTCAAGTCCCTTTAGATGTTGCCATTCGGCTTTCCATACGCGTCTTGATGGTAATAACCCTGTTATCCGAGGAACTACATAAGCATTGATGTTTATTTCAGGAGTACTGCTTCTTAAGGGGCGCAGGTTTAAATTGACGTGAGACTTAATAGATGCTACCTGCACGTCAGACATTCCTCGAACCACTAAATTACATTTCTGTCGTGCTAAACCTAGTTTCCTTCCACAAACTTCCGTCATGTAACTACTTTCACTGGCACCGTCTAACAAAGCTCGAAACTCTTGGTAATCACCATTAACATCTTGAACAAGAATAGCTACGGTCGACAAAAGCACACGGCAGCGGTCAGGTCTCTCATTAGCAGCTGAAAGCATAGTCGTGTTTGCGGTCACCGGGTTGCTCTTCACTCTCCGTGGTTCTTAAATGTAACAACGAATGGTGGCGTCCACCACATTCTGAACACACCCTAGTATTACTACATTGAGCAATTCTATGTTCACTAAAACATAAGTAGCAGCGGTTCAGCTCTTTTATGATTTGATGTCGGTCCTTAGGTGTTTTTTCTTTGAAGACTGGGCACGCAATCAGCAAGTGTCCAGGTCTCGACTG includes the following:
- the LOC103310629 gene encoding uncharacterized protein LOC103310629, with protein sequence MTEVCGRKLGLARQKCNLVVRGMSDVQVASIKSHVNLNLRPLRSSTPEININAYVVPRITGLLPSRRVWKAEWQHLKGLELADPRYDEPMPVDILLGADVVPYVTRSGRREGTGTEPVGLETVFGWTLMGNTGATTMETANTFVTALEEIDSTLRRFWDLEELPKIQHQTPENIKCEELYTATTTRKPDGRYVVHLPFIQNPPHLGESRAMATQRLYKLEIRLEKSEELRQQYNVAMRDYLDAGHMKPVDSTETMTSHSYYTPHHVVLKPESLTTKVRVVYDASAVTSNGKSLNDCLFPGPKLQQDLSGILVRFRLHSIVFTADIRQMFRQIAITGEHHAYQRLLYRFQPTDPVQVFEMTTVTFGQRSSPFLAIRTLHQLAADEAANHPEVQKVIHTDLYVDDVATGTKCEESALQLQQDLINVFKRGGFDLRKWSSNSISLLESVPPEHRQTEAVTFDEPTSDYTKVLGLKWEPKNDTIAYQYQPNPVRYSKRAILSEIARIYDPIGLLTPVITNLKRLMKYLWALRIGWDDDLPVVAKDAWTRYHDELPFIASVCVARRITVEDANYELHGFCDSSESAYAAAAYLLARTSNGQIQVHLLMGKSKVSPEKKLSIPRLELCGALLLARTIDYLRSNLKSLPINQYYAWTDSMVTLAWINTPSANLKTFVGNRVAKIQELTSQKIWRYVPSAQNPVDCASRGLTPSEIVDHPLWWNGPTFLRQPLDTWPQQANMSDTDRVENHSEEKLITLLATATPTQLDENCVILYASSELSKVLRLAAYWLRLRQRLGRPPRVQYQTNRPSAQETRDALQALIRWVQHIHFAEDWNCLRQNRPCTPKLRMLGAYLDLDNDLIHVGGRLKNSDLPYEAKHPILLPKQSQLTIFLIDYVHSLHCHPGPQTTQNILHQDYWILSARSVIRKRLHQCIPCFQAKPKPMNPMMGALPRARVASIKAFAQVGVDFADPFWVKAALLRRIQATKGYLCIFVCMATRAVHLELVSDLTTCLFLSALNRFISRRGRCEAIYRDCGTNFVGAKNYLEVIQKLIKSDEVERGLATHQIRWHLNPPAAPHMGGLWEAAVKSAKTLLHRTIKEQILTYEELNTIFHRIEAILNSRPIGSMSSDPNDLQPLTAGHFLTLEPIVTMPTPDTIKTLPKLGLHQRWKLVQQLQQHFWERWQQEYLHTIQTKSKWNKIETNLALGDLVIIKEPTPPLTWKTARVVEVFPGEDKIVRVANVRTAEGKIVKRPAVKLCRLPLTFEGN